One genomic region from Cydia amplana chromosome Z, ilCydAmpl1.1, whole genome shotgun sequence encodes:
- the LOC134661823 gene encoding CCR4-NOT transcription complex subunit 1 isoform X1, whose protein sequence is MNLDSLTFSLSQINYLVVNLSKKNFKQTSQELTKLVNLYGLEAENQLLRCLLAEAAKTTWDTDRSSSSAGSSVHASLLSQHLTSLLNHPAKATVVCCLVDNPPRSLQKILKPSNTLLNRLTRLLKLTTAEDVAFSLILRKNSSKPEIVSLAKQHLKKRFLELVQCYLDAERGHQVERAGLQECSPEVLQNLLTSLAHENFRLAAVTKDLFLKRLRSDFPREVVPIILAPLLYPDDTQTPLEEMTTADDMTAAMMDNSFADIIRDIGYSFTASVEECKNNMLNFGAREPTAIDVARVISMMVRYHATAEGPQIQTPGNFWMGHEAKKDLITHGHGESWNPEVFVQTLKELASNLNWKEVILQLDHPEFIVPDRQGLNLLFTILRLGLQSAGYPANIFPVEYLCRRWTNLEGQLSLLSNILKHPDIFSFADHPFHPVSIDLLKSPPETDNKEISTWRCLYLVELLLYAADRDYYVQVHELFKFPLQHCPDILLLALLQISPPITVFRQELLTTLIPIFLGNHPNSAIILHHAWHTQNPNIKHIIMHAMADWYIRGESDQSKLSRILDVAQDLKALSLLLNVQSFPFVIDLACLASRREYLKLDKWLTDKIRDHGETFVSAMVKFLQRRCPQVIGKGPEEQLPKAAQLPHETIATMLACLQLCSPNVQPDLQEAIYNVITSCQSLILSKTRQNIAGIARPTHTRVLETPFNPAGLGSQLFTPHVDSIATLTPTVASMNLGAPANSAFAMPGNLGPLVTTPGSPSRLMGAGPNSPFAMMPLQHNTNVANMGALARMGQAPAMDKPRIPDPIHFPEMMQNVSKEIEDEANGYFQRIYNHPPHPTLSIDEVLDMLKKFQESPNKREREVFSCMLRNLFEEYKFFPQYPDKELHITAQLFGGIIEKGLVPSYVSLGLALRFVLEALRKPEGSKMYYFGIAALDRFKSRLKDYHKYCEHVRAIPHFCEFPPHLIEYIEFGLQSQEPPTKPQGAVLPTSLAAMLTQSAVVTVSAPYRAVVCAPSAISGISKVTNAAGGMGSRPSIANATNIDTLLTATDKEEKINAPPEAIQDKTAFIFNNLSQLNLQTKCEELKEIITDEYFPWLSQYLVMKRASIELNFHALYSNFLDVLKIRDVNKMVTKETYRNIKVLLRSDKGIANFSDRSLLKNLGHWLGMLTLARNQPILHVDIDLKALLLEAYHKGQQELLYVVPFVAKVLESCAKSIVFKPPNPWTMALMNALAELHQEPDLKLNLKFEIEVLCKNLSLDIADLKPSIYLKDSDKLRLIEFQLSQPKPNKEATNQMPVTQNIVQTPQMQLMPPQPPMLPQEDMAATAPTPTSGLVANDPSMIGVLGLPEPRFNYLDVNVSSTSAFGQKICFNPHIILFQSYPHLKQFVKPAIERSIQEWIHPVVERSIKYALTTCEQIIRKDFALDPDEVRMRTCAHHMTRNLTAGMAMITCREQIISTISTNLKSAFVAALMPATPQQKEVVDSAAAVLATENMELACAFIQKTAVEKALPELDKRLMNDYDMRKIARQEGRRYYDPIVLTYQTERIPERVRLRVGGPTDMQIAVYEEFACNIPGFMPVRDAGMFIPKQQQEQIPQLTFSQVMNPTQVYGTDEMSTLITAAEVFLANSIAVASLAVQSNNMHSLLECLAMARRNRDIVSGCTLLQKAVEGLLDGHIVQPGASSDHVEMMTRYRDVHLRVLKLLEDARVYGHVWTTKQITCCLTECREELKYNLEAVDCLIRNNLINLPQYDIALAHMMDNGNNYMAVAFSMQLVQLYLVDDRNNLYANESDLYHTTETLMRIMSHSRQPPPEGLGSLIEMIRVNQDPSAYLGERSPLGPTAHIHAGILQVRARDYDDPPGLLEKTENLLREWRNVLLNPLTEIEIAQNFNLYVHRMNMNGILKSDDMITRFFRIATQMCIENVHQQITDERVNPPPSPPKREKYYAMCDSFIKLVSLLIKNTADGGNPTPKLNLLNKILGIIAGCLLQDHDEHGTNFQQLPYHRLLLILFLDMNMAEPVLESMNFQVLTAFCHTLRIIRPSVVPGFCYAWLEMVAHRAFINRVLAVTPQQKGWGMYSTLLIDLFKFLDPFLRNTELAAPVMMLYKGTLKVLLVLLHDFPEFLCDYHYGFCDEIPPNCIQMRNLILSAFPRNMRLPDPFTPNLKVDLLAEITLPPRAVINYATMIPNSQFKKDLDAYLKARAPVTFLSELRGNMQVVNEPGRRYNSQLMNAVVLYVGTQAIAHIRSKGQTPNMSTIAHSAHMDIFQNFTVDFDYEGRYLFLNAIANQLRYPNSHTHYFSCCLLYLFAEANSEAVQEQITRMLLERLIVNRPHPWGLLITFIELIKNPIYKFWSHEFVHCAPEIEKLFASVARSCIVDKTGTAGGGQDIAE, encoded by the exons ATGAACCTGGACTCTTTAACGTTTAGCTTATCGCAAATCAATTATCTTGTTGTAAATTTAAGTAAGAAGAACTTTAAGCAAACCAGTCAAGAGTTAACTAAG ctTGTGAACCTATATGGCCTGGAAGCTGAAAATCAACTACTGAGGTGCCTTCTCGCAGAAGCAGCTAAAACCACTTGGGACACTGACAGGTCGTCCTCATCCGCGGGCAGTAGTGTTCACGCCTCGCTTCTCTCCCAGCATCTGACTTCGTTGTTAAACCACCCCGCCAAGGCGACCGTAGTCTGTTGCTTGGTTGATAACCCACCCCGGTctttacaaaag ATATTAAAGCCATCAAATACTTTACTCAACCGGCTTACAAGATTGCTAAAGTTAACCACTGCCGAGGATGTTGCCTTTTCATTGATTTTGAGGAAGAATTCATCAAAACCTGAAATTGTATCACTTGCAAAGCAACATTTGAAAAAGAGATTTTTAGAACTCGTGCAGTGCTATCTTGACGCAG AGCGAGGACATCAAGTAGAGCGTGCAGGCCTTCAGGAATGCAGCCCTGAAGTTTTGCAAAATCTTCTGACGAGTCTCGCTCACGAAAATTTTCGTTTGGCAGCTGTGACTAAGGACTTGTTTCTAAAACGATTACGAAGTGACTTTCCGCGCGAAGTAGTGCCCATAATACTCGCGCCACTGCTGTATCCTGACGATACACAGACACCCCTCGAGGAGATGACCACGGCCGACGACATGACCGCAGCCATGATGGACAACTCATTCGCAGATATAATCCGAGATATCGGCTACAGCTTCACCGCATCCGTCGAGGAATGCAAAAACAACATGTTAAACTTCGGCGCTCGAGAGCCCACTGCGATAGACGTGGCCAGGGTTATTTCGATGATGGTTCGATATCACGCCACAGCCGAGGGCCCGCAAATACAAACACCAGGAAATTTTTGGATGGGTCACGAAGCCAAAAAGGACCTAATTACACATGGACATGGGGAGTCTTGGAACCCTGAAGTTTTTGTTCAAACTCTCAAAGAGCTGGCTTCTAACCTAAACTGGAAAGAAGTGATTCTACAACTCGATCATCCCGAGTTTATTGTTCCAGATAGGCAAGGCCTTAATTTATTATTCACTATCCTAAGATTGGGGCTGCAGAGTGCAGGATATCCGGCAAATATTTTTCCTGTTGAATATCTTTGTCGTAGGTGGACTAATCTAGAGGGCCAGCTTAGCTTGCTAAGTAATATCCTCAAACATCCAGATATATTCAGTTTTGCAGACCATCCCTTTCATCCCGTGTCTATTGATTTATTAAAATCACCTCCAGAGACAGATAACAAAGAAATATCTACTTGGCGTTGTTTATACTTGGTAGAACTGCTACTGTATGCCGCTGACCGCGACTATTATGTCCAAGTGCATGAGTTATTCAAGTTTCCTCTGCAGCATTGTCCTGACATCCTGCTACTGGCTTTACTGCAAATAAGTCCACCAATTACTGTTTTTAGACAAGAGTTATTGACAACGCTGATACCGATTTTCTTGGGTAACCATCCGAATTCAGCAATAATATTACACCATGCTTGGCATACACAGAATCCTAACATAAAGCATATAATAATGCATGCTATGGCCGATTGGTACATAAGAGGTGAGAGTGACCAATCAAAGCTATCCCGAATCTTAGATGTGGCACAAGATCTTAAAGCCCTGTCTCTTTTATTGAATGTGCAATCGTTTCCATTCGTTATTGACTTGGCCTGTTTGGCCTCACGGCGTGAATATCTAAAGCTCGACAAATGGCTGACCGACAAAATAAGAGACCATGGAGAGACATTTGTTTCGGCTATGGTGAAGTTTTTACAAAGAAGATGTCCACAGGTTATCGGGAAAGGACCGGAAGAACAGCTTCCGAAGGCTGCGCAGCTACCGCACGAAACTATCGCTACTATGTTAGCTTGCTTGCAGCTCTGTAGTCCCAACGTTCAACCTGACTTACAAGAAGCAATCTACAATGTGATTACTAGTTGTCAGTCGCTAATACTTAGCAAGACGCGTCAAAACATTGCGGGTATAGCTCGACCAACTCACACACGGGTATTGGAAACTCCCTTCAATCCTGCTGGCCTCGGCAGTCAGTTGTTTACCCCGCATGTTGATTCCATAGCAACTTTGACCCCGACCGTCGCGAGTATGAACCTAGGTGCTCCGGCCAACTCAGCTTTTGCTATGCCAGGTAATCTTGGTCCTCTAGTTACTACTCCGGGATCTCCTTCTCGACTTATGGGTGCTGGACCTAATAGTCCTTTCGCAATGATGCCCTTACAGCACAACACGAACGTGGCTAACATGGGAGCATTGGCCAGAATGGGCCAAGCGCCAGCAATGGACAAACCGCGTATTccagatcccatacattttccGGAAATGATGCAGAATGTTTCCAAAGAAATTGAGGATGAAGCCAATGGCTATTTTCAAAGAATCTACAACCATCCACCTCATCCAACGTTGTCCATAGATGAAGTACTCGACATGTTGAAGAAATTCCAAGAATCTCCGAACAAAAGAGAACGAGAAGTATTTTCGTGTATGCTACGTAACCTTTTTGAAGAGTACAAGTTTTTTCCTCAATATCCAGACAAGGAATTGCACATTACTGCTCAACTTTTTGGAGGAATCATAGAAAAAGGATTAGTACCAAGCTACGTTTCGCTGGGATTGGCTTTACGATTTGTGCTTGAAGCTCTAAGGAAGCCAGAGGGATCCAAAATGTACTACTTCGGTATAGCTGCTCTGGACAGATTTAAATCTCGTCTTAAAGACTACCACAAATATTGCGAGCATGTTAGAGCTATACCTCATTTTTGCGAGTTCCCTCCACACTTGATAGAATACATCGAGTTTGGATTGCAAAGCCAAGAGCCACCTACTAAACCACAGGGAGCTGTGCTGCCCACCAGCCTGGCGGCCATGCTGACTCAGAGTGCGGTGGTCACTGTGTCTGCCCCTTACAG GGCCGTTGTTTGTGCGCCGTCGGCGATTTCCGGTATATCGAAGGTGACCAATGCCGCTGGTGGCATGGGCAGCCGACCCTCTATCGCTAACGCCACAAACATTGACACTCTTTTGACTGCCACAGACaaggaagaaaaaataaatGCACCACCTGAAGCTATTCAAGACAAAACTGCTTTTATTTTCAACAATCTCAGCCAGCTCAACCTGCAGACGAAGTGTGAAGAGCTCAAAGAAATCATCACAGACGAATACTTCCCATGGCTTTCTCAATATCTGGTCATGAAGAGAGCGTCGATAGAACTTAACTTTCACGCTCTGTATTCAAATTTCCTTGACGTTCTCAAAATACGCGACGTGAACAAAATGGTCACAAAAGAAACTTACCGAAACATCAAAGTATTATTGCGCTCCGACAAAGGTATCGCAAATTTCTCTGATCGTTCGCTGCTGAAGAACCTGGGGCATTGGCTCGGCATGTTGACGCTGGCCCGCAACCAGCCCATTCTTCACGTGGACATTGACCTCAAAGCACTCCTTCTCGAAGCTTATCACAAAGGACAGCAGGAGCTTCTGTACGTCGTGCCATTCGTGGCCAAGGTTTTGGAGTCTTGTGCAAAAAGCATAGTGTTCAAACCTCCAAATCCCTGGACGATGGCTCTAATGAACGCATTAGCTGAATTACACCAAGAGCCTGATCTCAAACTAAATTTGAAGTTCGAAATAGAAGTGCTTTGCAAAAACTTAAGCCTCGACATCGCAGATCTAAAGCCTTCCATATATCTTAAAGATTCAGACAAACTAAGGTTGATTGAGTTCCAACTTTCTCAACCAAAACCTAACAAGGAAGCAACTAACCAGATGCCGGTGACCCAAAACATAGTTCAGACTCCTCAGATGCAACTGATGCCTCCTCAGCCTCCGATGCTGCCGCAGGAGGACATGGCCGCCACGGCGCCGACGCCGACCAGCGGCCTGGTGGCTAACGATCCTAGCATGATCGGAGTGCTCGGTTTGCCTGAGCCTCGCTTCAATTACTTGGATGTTAATGTATCTTCTACTTCTGCATTTGGACAGAAAATTTGCTTCAATCCGCACATCATTCTCTTCCAAAGCTATCCGCACCTAAAGCAATTTGTCAAGCCTGCCATAGAAAGGTCAATTCAAGAATGGATTCATCCCGTAGTTGAGCGATCAATAAAATATGCGCTGACCACTTGTGAGCAAATCATCAGGAAAGATTTCGCGCTTGACCCTGATGAAGTTCGAATGCGCACTTGTGCTCATCACATGACGAGGAACCTTACCGCGGGTATGGCGATGATAACGTGCAGGGAACAAATCATCAGCACCATTAGCACCAACTTGAAATCCGCCTTTGTCGCGGCTTTGATGCCTGCAACACCCCAACAG AAGGAGGTAGTGGATAGTGCCGCAGCAGTTCTCGCTACTGAAAATATGGAATTGGCTTGCGCTTTCATCCAAAAGACGGCAGTCGAAAAAGCGCTACCCGAACTCGACAAAAGACTAATGAACGACTACGACATGAGAAAAATCGCTCGCCAGGAAGGCAGACGATACTACGACCCTATTGTCTTGACATATCAGACGGAGAGGATCCCGGAACGCGTGCGATTACGCGTCGGTGGGCCGACTGATATGCAAATCGCCGTATACGAAGAGTTCGCTTGTAATATACCCGGCTTCATGCCCGTCCGCGACGCCGGCATGTTCATCCCCAAACAGCAGCAGGAACAGATCCCGCAGTTGACTTTCAGCCAGGTCATGAACCCGACGCAGGTGTACGGCACGGATGAAATGAGCACTCTTATCACGGCTGCCGAGGTCTTCCTAGCGAACTCGATAGCAGTAGCGTCTCTGGCAGTACAGTCTAACAATATGCACTCCCTACTCGAGTGCCTTGCTATGGCTAGACGAAATCGGGACATTGTATCCGGATGTACTTTATTACAGAAG GCCGTGGAAGGTCTCCTGGACGGGCACATCGTACAGCCGGGCGCGAGCAGCGACCACGTGGAGATGATGACGCGCTACCGCGACGTGCACCTGCGCGTGCTGAAGCTGCTCGAGGACGCGCGCGTCTACGGCCACGTGTGGACCACCAAGCAGATCACCTGCTGCCTCACCGAGTGCAGGGAGGAACTCAAGTACAACCTAGAGGCGGTCGACTGTCTCATCAGAAATAACCTTATCAACCTACCACAG TACGACATTGCGTTGGCACACATGATGGACAACGGCAACAACTACATGGCGGTCGCATTCTCCATGCAGCTAGTacagctgtacctagtggacgACAGGAACAATTTGTACGCGAACGAGTCGGACCTGTACCACACGACGGAGACGCTGATGCGCATCATGTCCCACTCGCGCCAGCCGCCGCCCGAGGGGCTCGGCAGCCTCATAGAAATGATCCGCGTCAACCAGGACCCGAGCGCCTACCTCGGCGAGCGGTCCCCGCTCGGACCCACCGCGCACATTCATGCGGGCATCTTACAAGTACGG GCACGTGATTACGACGATCCACCGGGCCTACTTGAGAAAACCGAGAATCTTCTCCGCGAATGGAGAAACGTTCTTCTTAACCCCCTAACAGAGATAGAGATTGCACAGAATTTCAATCTATATGTTCACCGAATGAACATGAACGGAATATTGAAATCGGACGATATGATAACTCGATTCTTCCGAATCGCGACTCAGATGTGCATTGAGAACGTGCACCAGCAGATCACCGACGAGCGAGTGAACCCGCCGCCGTCTCCTCCCAAGCGGGAGAAGTATTACGCCATGTGTGATTCCTTCATCAAGCTTGTGTCATTACTCATCAAGAACACTGCCGACGGAGGCAACCCGACACCCAAACTAAATCTGCTCAACAAG ATCCTGGGCATTATTGCTGGCTGCTTGCTGCAAGACCACGATGAGCACGGAACAAACTTCCAACAGCTGCCATACCACCGGTTGCTGCTAATCTTATTCCTTGACATGAACATGGCCGAACCTGTACTAGAGTCCATGAATTTCCAG GTTCTTACTGCGTTCTGCCACACGCTGCGCATCATCCGGCCGAGCGTCGTCCCCGGCTTCTGCTACGCCTGGCTCGAGATGGTCGCACACCGCGCGTTCATCAACCGAGTATTAGCTGTCACTCCTCAGCAGAAG ggCTGGGGAATGTATTCCACGCTTCTGATCGACCTGTTCAAGTTCCTGGATCCCTTCCTGCGCAACACGGAGCTCGCCGCGCCGGTCATGATGCTGTACAAGGGCACTCTCAAGGTGCTCCTAGTACTGCTTCACGACTTCCCAGAGTTCCTGTGCGACTACCATTACGGATTCTGCGATGAGATACCCCCTAACTGCATACAGATGAGAAATCTTATCCTGTCCGCTTTCCCGAGAAACATGAGGCTACCCGATCCGTTCACTCCGAACCTGAAGGTGGATCTGCTGGCGGAGATCACGCTGCCGCCCCGCGCGGTCATCAACTACGCCACCATGATTCCCAACTCGCAGTTCAAAAAGGATTTGGACGCGTACCTAAAAGCGCGAGCACCGGTCACTTTCCTCTCGGAGCTTAGAGGCAACATGCAG GTGGTTAACGAGCCAGGTCGCCGCTACAACAGCCAGCTCATGAACGCCGTGGTGCTGTACGTGGGCACTCAAGCTATAGCGCACATCCGCTCCAAGGGGCAGACCCCGAACATGTCCACCATCGCGCACTCCGCGCACATGGACATCTTCCAAAACTTCACTGTTGACTTCGATTACGAGGGGAG ATACTTGTTCCTCAACGCAATCGCAAATCAACTCCGATATCCCAACAGTCACACTCACTACTTTAGTTGCTGTCTTCTGTATCTCTTCGCCGAGGCAAACTCCGAAGCGGTGCAGGAACAAATCACTAGAATGTTGCTTGAGAGGCTCATAGTCAACCGGCCACACCCATGGGGCTTGCTCATCACGTTTATAGAACTGATCAAAAATCCAATTTACAAGTTCTGGTCACACGAATTCGTCCACTGCGCCCCAGAGATAGAAAA GTTATTCGCATCAGTAGCTCGCTCGTGCATTGTTGACAAGACGGGCACGGCAGGCGGCGGGCAGGATATAGCCGAGTAG